From one Dermacentor variabilis isolate Ectoservices chromosome 3, ASM5094787v1, whole genome shotgun sequence genomic stretch:
- the LOC142575872 gene encoding uncharacterized protein LOC142575872 — MKTSVALTVAVVLFGVFTEVTARLFTADPTCHRLRTKVEKVRRRCVYLCHLPEGHIRMALEEDGTPCKRLVREGVCLKGRCRRMTPRKGGPSTNHGSENEPVPDSTTAIPRDE, encoded by the exons ATGAAGACGTCGGTAGCGCTCACTGTCGCAGTGGTTTTATTCG GGGTGTTCACTGAAGTGACCGCACGCCTGTTCACAGCGGACCCCACTTGCCACCGTCTGCGCACAAAAGTG GAAAAGGTACGCAGGCGCTGCGTCTACCTATGTCACTTGCCAGAAGGGCACATTAGGATGGCACTTGAAGAAGACGGTACCCCTTGCAAG CGTTTAGTACGTGAAGGTGTGTGCTTGAAAGGACGTTGCCGGAGGATGACACCACGAAAGGGAGGCCCCTCTACTAACCATGGTTCTGAAAACGAACCAGTTCCTGATTCGACGACGGCGATCCCACGGGATGAGTGA